One window of Mangrovibacterium diazotrophicum genomic DNA carries:
- a CDS encoding DUF3667 domain-containing protein, whose translation MQQTCKNCDNQFEGNFCNQCGQEAGVQKINLRFIGYDLQQGLLNFDSGMLYTIKELFTRPGHSIREFIEGKRVHHFKPVSLVVILATIYAFVHHYFGMHLFTDLSANQDEIAHGTLLIYNFFEDQYSLFILLSIPFLAVCTFVLIRSRGYSFAENLVIITFVSAQRLVVSLAMFPLLYIFEGDYPGKTAISSLISIGLYCWVFVQLFWQMKKWKVIFLALASYCLGILLFTLIFVLVVFAI comes from the coding sequence ATGCAGCAAACCTGTAAAAACTGCGACAATCAATTTGAAGGAAACTTCTGCAACCAATGCGGGCAGGAAGCCGGTGTTCAGAAAATAAACCTGCGCTTTATTGGTTACGATTTGCAGCAAGGCCTGTTGAATTTCGATTCGGGTATGCTTTATACGATCAAAGAGCTGTTTACCCGCCCGGGCCATTCCATCCGGGAGTTTATCGAGGGAAAGCGCGTACATCATTTTAAGCCTGTTTCGCTGGTGGTGATCCTGGCTACCATTTATGCTTTTGTTCATCATTATTTCGGCATGCATTTGTTTACCGATTTAAGTGCCAATCAGGATGAAATTGCCCATGGAACGCTGTTGATTTACAATTTTTTCGAGGATCAATATTCGCTTTTTATCTTGTTATCGATCCCCTTTTTGGCGGTCTGCACCTTTGTTTTGATTCGAAGCCGGGGCTACAGTTTTGCCGAGAATTTGGTGATTATCACCTTTGTTTCAGCACAACGACTGGTGGTTAGTCTGGCAATGTTCCCCTTGTTATATATTTTTGAGGGGGATTACCCCGGCAAGACCGCGATTTCAAGTTTAATATCGATCGGTTTGTATTGCTGGGTTTTTGTGCAGTTGTTTTGGCAAATGAAAAAGTGGAAGGTCATTTTTCTGGCCCTGGCATCATATTGTTTGGGAATTCTTCTGTTCACACTCATTTTTGTGCTGGTCGTTTTCGCGATTTGA
- a CDS encoding aminotransferase class IV, protein MIGFNNGVFQDLSQINIPITSLSINRGYGGFEFFEIIHGRPFYGDRHLNRFRHTLELLKLKISYDDQLDEIVGDLIRRNHLEHAYMKLFALPHATAGKGFRDASLYVFPTDMPAFDPVLYEEGARLALKNFRRFMPEAKSTSYLAGQFWMDEQTDDRVVDVLFHNGYSVQETSRGNVFVVKDNTVITPADDVLMGVTRGLVIELLAHHGLLHAEAEVSLALLNGADEVFLSSTTKHILPIVQIDGRKVGKGTPGPVTRELILAFQALKDAF, encoded by the coding sequence ATGATCGGATTTAATAATGGTGTCTTTCAAGACCTATCCCAAATCAATATACCAATTACCAGTCTGTCGATAAACCGCGGTTACGGAGGCTTCGAGTTCTTCGAGATTATCCACGGGAGGCCTTTTTATGGCGATCGGCATTTAAACCGGTTTCGGCATACCCTGGAGCTGCTGAAACTAAAAATTTCCTACGACGATCAGTTGGACGAAATTGTGGGCGACCTGATTCGACGGAATCATTTGGAACATGCGTACATGAAGCTTTTTGCCTTGCCTCATGCAACTGCAGGCAAAGGTTTCCGCGATGCCAGTTTGTATGTTTTTCCGACGGATATGCCCGCTTTCGACCCGGTGTTGTACGAGGAAGGAGCCAGGCTGGCCTTAAAGAACTTTCGGCGGTTTATGCCCGAAGCCAAGTCGACTAGTTACCTGGCGGGGCAATTTTGGATGGACGAACAGACGGATGATCGGGTGGTGGATGTGCTGTTTCACAACGGGTATTCGGTGCAGGAAACCTCGCGGGGAAATGTTTTTGTGGTGAAGGACAATACGGTGATTACGCCGGCCGATGACGTATTAATGGGAGTTACCCGTGGGCTGGTCATCGAGTTGTTGGCACATCACGGTTTGTTGCATGCCGAGGCGGAAGTGAGCCTGGCATTGCTCAACGGCGCCGACGAGGTGTTTCTTTCGAGCACGACCAAACATATTCTTCCGATCGTTCAGATTGACGGACGAAAGGTGGGTAAAGGCACCCCCGGGCCGGTGACCAGAGAACTAATCCTAGCTTTTCAGGCTTTAAAGGATGCGTTTTGA
- a CDS encoding cob(I)yrinic acid a,c-diamide adenosyltransferase — MKKGLVHIYTGTGKGKTTCSVGLGARALGQGFKVTYCHFMKRPELYGYHEIDSLKALGATIFGFTDGHPHFNKEVTPEMLQKQVAEALVFLSGYLQTAKPDLMIMDEILITVRDGFLEEDVLLDFVNQKPEGTELVLTGRGATAKLIERADYVSEINMVKHPYQQGIPSRKGIEF, encoded by the coding sequence ATGAAAAAAGGACTTGTTCACATATACACCGGAACTGGGAAGGGGAAAACGACCTGCTCGGTTGGTTTGGGTGCTCGGGCGTTGGGGCAGGGGTTTAAAGTGACCTATTGCCACTTTATGAAACGCCCTGAATTGTACGGCTATCACGAGATTGACAGCCTGAAAGCCTTGGGTGCAACCATTTTCGGATTTACCGATGGCCACCCGCATTTCAACAAGGAAGTGACGCCCGAAATGTTGCAAAAACAGGTGGCCGAAGCTTTGGTGTTTTTGTCGGGCTACCTGCAAACGGCAAAGCCTGATTTGATGATCATGGACGAAATTCTGATCACTGTTCGCGACGGTTTTCTGGAAGAAGATGTACTTTTGGACTTCGTGAATCAGAAACCGGAAGGAACTGAGCTTGTATTGACTGGTCGCGGTGCCACGGCAAAGCTGATTGAACGGGCCGATTACGTCAGCGAAATCAACATGGTTAAACATCCCTACCAGCAAGGTATTCCGAGCCGGAAAGGGATCGAGTTTTAG
- the mscL gene encoding large-conductance mechanosensitive channel protein MscL — protein sequence MSFMKEFKTFAMKGNVVDMAVGIIIGGAFGKIVASFVNDVLMPPIGLLLGGSNFGAFKLVLKDEVVDAAGEVVQKAVSINYGTFLQTTVDFIIIAFAIFMMIKAMNQLKKKEEAKPAPPPAPSKEEVLLTEIRDLLKQK from the coding sequence ATGAGTTTCATGAAAGAATTCAAGACTTTTGCCATGAAAGGCAATGTAGTCGACATGGCGGTTGGTATCATCATCGGTGGTGCTTTTGGTAAAATTGTCGCCTCGTTTGTGAATGATGTGCTAATGCCGCCAATTGGTTTATTGCTGGGTGGTTCGAACTTCGGAGCCTTTAAATTGGTGTTGAAGGACGAAGTGGTGGATGCAGCCGGAGAAGTGGTTCAGAAAGCTGTGAGTATCAACTACGGAACGTTTCTGCAAACGACCGTCGACTTCATCATCATTGCTTTCGCGATCTTTATGATGATTAAAGCAATGAACCAGCTGAAGAAGAAAGAAGAAGCGAAACCTGCTCCACCGCCAGCTCCAAGCAAAGAAGAAGTTTTGTTAACTGAAATCCGCGATCTATTGAAGCAAAAGTAG
- a CDS encoding FecCD family ABC transporter permease — protein sequence MKNNPKYLKWLLAVIGLAALLLFAVLLSLSSGEMKIGLGDALKMLFAGGDHTSIEYMLVRQVRLPRIILGLAVGGALSLAGVILQGIYRNPLVEPFTLGISGGASLGVAITIVFGLQLSLGSFMLPVSGFIGAFLIIFLVYTISSRRGTIDIQRMLLTGVMVSFVASSAMMFLMSISTSENLHGIIFWIMGSLDEPDTFLIWLTLITSLIVLVLSYFFVQPLNALRLGEEKAMHLGINTNVAVRVLFILASLLAGICVAVAGVIGFVGLIIPHLLRLVFGSDYRILLISSFLFGGSFLVLSDVVARTIIAPNELPIGVITGIIGGVVFILMMSRKKNLV from the coding sequence TTGAAAAATAACCCGAAATACCTGAAATGGTTGCTAGCCGTGATTGGACTGGCAGCTTTGCTGCTTTTTGCGGTGCTGCTGTCGTTAAGCTCAGGTGAAATGAAAATCGGCCTCGGCGACGCGCTGAAAATGCTTTTTGCCGGAGGTGATCACACGAGCATTGAATACATGCTGGTTCGGCAGGTTCGCTTGCCGCGTATTATTTTGGGTTTGGCAGTTGGCGGTGCTTTGAGTCTGGCAGGTGTTATTCTGCAGGGTATTTACCGCAACCCGCTGGTCGAGCCATTCACACTGGGAATTTCCGGCGGTGCTTCCCTGGGGGTGGCCATAACCATCGTGTTTGGCTTGCAGCTGTCGCTCGGCTCTTTCATGTTGCCGGTCTCGGGTTTTATCGGCGCTTTCCTGATTATTTTCCTTGTTTATACCATCAGTTCCCGTCGCGGAACAATCGATATTCAACGCATGCTGCTAACCGGTGTCATGGTGAGTTTTGTGGCTTCGTCAGCCATGATGTTCCTCATGTCCATCAGCACCAGTGAAAACCTTCACGGTATTATTTTCTGGATCATGGGCTCGCTGGACGAACCGGACACTTTCCTGATCTGGCTCACGCTGATTACAAGTTTGATTGTGCTGGTGCTGTCGTACTTCTTCGTTCAACCTTTAAATGCTTTGCGTTTGGGTGAAGAAAAAGCAATGCATCTGGGAATCAATACCAATGTGGCAGTCAGGGTGCTCTTTATTTTGGCCTCTTTGCTGGCGGGTATTTGTGTAGCAGTTGCCGGTGTGATCGGCTTTGTGGGCCTCATTATTCCGCACCTGTTGCGATTGGTTTTCGGATCTGACTACCGCATTCTGCTGATCAGTTCGTTTCTGTTTGGCGGGTCGTTTTTGGTTCTCTCGGATGTGGTTGCCCGAACCATTATTGCGCCCAACGAACTGCCGATTGGCGTTATTACCGGTATCATCGGCGGGGTGGTGTTTATTTTGATGATGAGCCGTAAAAAGAACCTGGTATGA
- a CDS encoding ABC transporter substrate-binding protein: MKKLKFYLSLLFALLVLSGQAQTPKRIISLAPSLTKSLYMLGAEDLLVGCTSFCTLQDPDDAEVVASAVKVNLEKAMMLKPDLVLTSSLTSPETTRTFEKLGVETMYFPYPKSYEEMCQYLLRLGEKIGRKELAEKLVKESRARLAKVMATVPKTDHKPRVFMQIGANPLFTVVPNTFMQDFIDFSACENIAGDLEIGSITREGVLVRNPDVIFVILMGSLSADEKDKWESYKSLNAVKNKKIFVLDSEKTCSPTPLDFVDALEQMIGLIYN; the protein is encoded by the coding sequence ATGAAGAAATTGAAATTTTATTTATCCCTGTTATTTGCCCTTTTGGTGTTGTCGGGGCAGGCGCAGACGCCTAAGCGCATTATCTCGCTGGCTCCCTCGCTGACCAAAAGTCTGTACATGTTGGGCGCCGAAGATCTGTTGGTAGGCTGTACCAGTTTCTGCACCTTGCAGGATCCGGATGATGCTGAAGTGGTGGCCTCGGCCGTAAAAGTGAACCTGGAGAAAGCCATGATGCTTAAGCCGGACTTGGTATTGACCAGTTCGCTGACCAGCCCCGAAACGACACGGACTTTTGAGAAACTTGGCGTAGAAACCATGTATTTCCCTTATCCGAAATCGTACGAGGAGATGTGTCAATATTTACTTCGTTTGGGTGAAAAGATAGGCCGAAAAGAACTGGCTGAAAAGTTGGTGAAAGAGTCGCGGGCACGCTTGGCAAAGGTGATGGCTACAGTTCCAAAGACTGATCACAAGCCACGGGTGTTTATGCAGATTGGTGCCAATCCGCTGTTTACGGTGGTTCCAAATACCTTTATGCAGGACTTTATCGACTTCTCGGCTTGCGAGAACATTGCCGGTGACCTGGAAATAGGAAGCATCACCCGCGAAGGTGTGTTGGTACGCAATCCTGATGTCATTTTTGTCATTCTGATGGGCTCACTCAGCGCCGATGAGAAGGACAAGTGGGAGAGCTACAAGAGCCTCAATGCGGTGAAAAACAAGAAAATTTTTGTACTCGATTCTGAAAAAACATGCAGCCCCACGCCGCTCGATTTCGTTGATGCGCTGGAGCAAATGATTGGACTGATTTATAATTAA
- the metG gene encoding methionine--tRNA ligase, whose product MSQYKRTLITSALPYANGPVHIGHLAGVYVPADIYARYLRMKGEDVLFIGGSDEHGVPITLKAKNEGITPQDVVDKYHNIIKDAFSRFGISFDVYSRTSAPIHHETASEFFKTLYENGKFVEQTSEQYYDEENKQFLADRYIVGTCPKCSFEKAYGDQCESCGTSLSPTELINPKSMISGNTPVLKETKHWYLPLDQYEPWLKEWILEGHKEWKSNVYGQCKSWIDSGLQPRAVTRDLDWGVPVPVEGAEGKVLYVWFDAPIGYISATKECTPEWEKYWKDPECKMVHFIGKDNIVFHCIIFPSMLKAEGSYILPENVPANEFLNLEGDKISTSRNWAVWLHEYLDEFPGKEDVLKYTLTANAPETKDNDFTWKDFQARNNNELVAVLGNFVNRALVLTQKYYNGEVPALGETNEVDKAALAEIAKLKADVEKSLETYRFREALKLAMDLARLGNKYLADEEPWKVVKTDPERVKTVMNICLQITANLTVMLDPFLPFSMEKLRGFLNMEQLPWSELGRTDLLAAGHQTNKPDLLFEKIEDATIDTQVQKLLDTKKANEAAAAVAKPAKENCSFDDFMKMDIRTGTILEAEVVAKTKKLMKLLVDTGIDKRTVVSGIAEYYKPEEVIGQQVSILVNLEPRKLRGIDSQGMILMAEDADGTLKFVSPVNKVKNGSEVR is encoded by the coding sequence ATGAGCCAGTATAAACGTACGCTGATTACTTCGGCCCTTCCCTATGCCAACGGGCCGGTACACATTGGTCACTTAGCCGGAGTTTACGTTCCGGCCGATATTTATGCCCGCTATTTGCGCATGAAAGGCGAAGATGTGCTTTTCATTGGTGGATCCGACGAGCATGGTGTGCCAATTACTTTGAAAGCTAAAAACGAAGGGATTACCCCGCAGGATGTTGTCGATAAATACCACAACATCATCAAAGACGCGTTTTCACGCTTCGGCATCTCCTTCGATGTGTATTCGCGTACCAGCGCTCCGATTCATCACGAAACAGCTTCCGAATTCTTCAAAACGCTGTACGAAAACGGCAAGTTTGTAGAGCAAACTTCGGAACAATATTACGACGAGGAAAACAAACAATTCCTGGCCGACCGATACATTGTGGGTACCTGCCCGAAATGTTCGTTCGAAAAAGCTTACGGCGACCAATGCGAAAGCTGCGGTACTTCGCTGAGCCCAACAGAACTGATCAACCCGAAATCGATGATCAGCGGAAACACACCGGTATTGAAAGAAACAAAGCACTGGTACTTGCCGCTCGATCAGTACGAACCCTGGTTGAAAGAATGGATTCTGGAAGGCCACAAAGAATGGAAATCGAACGTGTACGGACAATGCAAAAGCTGGATCGACAGTGGTTTGCAGCCTCGTGCCGTGACCCGCGACCTCGACTGGGGTGTGCCTGTTCCGGTTGAAGGTGCAGAAGGTAAAGTGCTCTACGTTTGGTTCGACGCGCCAATCGGCTACATTTCGGCTACGAAAGAATGCACACCGGAATGGGAAAAATACTGGAAAGATCCGGAGTGTAAAATGGTACACTTCATCGGAAAAGACAACATCGTTTTCCACTGTATCATTTTCCCAAGTATGCTGAAGGCTGAGGGAAGTTACATTCTGCCTGAAAACGTTCCGGCCAACGAATTCCTGAACCTCGAAGGCGATAAAATTTCAACTTCGCGCAACTGGGCAGTTTGGCTCCACGAATACCTGGATGAATTCCCCGGAAAAGAAGATGTGTTGAAATACACCTTGACTGCCAATGCACCGGAAACAAAAGATAACGACTTCACCTGGAAAGACTTTCAGGCCCGCAATAACAATGAGCTGGTTGCCGTGCTCGGTAACTTTGTGAACCGTGCTTTGGTGCTCACACAAAAATATTACAACGGCGAGGTTCCGGCTTTAGGCGAAACCAACGAGGTGGACAAAGCTGCTTTGGCCGAGATTGCCAAATTGAAAGCTGACGTAGAAAAGAGCCTGGAAACTTACCGCTTTCGCGAAGCCCTGAAACTGGCGATGGATTTGGCTCGTTTGGGCAACAAGTACCTGGCCGACGAAGAACCATGGAAAGTGGTTAAAACCGATCCGGAACGTGTGAAAACGGTGATGAATATCTGCTTGCAGATTACCGCCAACCTGACCGTTATGCTGGATCCGTTCCTCCCATTCAGTATGGAAAAACTCCGTGGTTTCCTGAACATGGAACAACTGCCCTGGAGCGAACTAGGTCGTACCGATTTGCTGGCTGCAGGTCATCAGACCAACAAACCCGATTTGTTGTTCGAGAAGATCGAGGACGCAACCATCGACACTCAGGTTCAGAAATTGCTGGATACCAAAAAAGCCAATGAAGCGGCAGCTGCTGTTGCTAAACCGGCTAAAGAAAACTGCAGCTTCGACGATTTCATGAAAATGGATATCCGTACCGGAACAATTCTGGAAGCTGAAGTGGTAGCGAAAACCAAAAAGCTGATGAAGTTGCTGGTTGATACCGGTATTGACAAACGCACTGTGGTTTCGGGTATTGCCGAATACTACAAGCCCGAAGAAGTGATTGGACAACAAGTTTCAATCCTGGTGAACCTGGAACCTCGAAAACTACGCGGAATTGACTCTCAAGGCATGATCCTGATGGCTGAAGATGCTGACGGAACGCTGAAATTCGTTTCGCCGGTGAACAAGGTTAAAAACGGTTCTGAAGTACGCTAA
- a CDS encoding ABC transporter ATP-binding protein, producing the protein MSANFFEIKQFSCGYPSFHLSDISFSLERGTFAGIIGPNGSGKTTLFRGITGTLSTLAGEVRLQGKNLKELSLQKRAQNIAIVTQTVDAGQITVEDYVLMGRMPYHSRFQFFETKRDYELAQKYMELTGVLKHKDKLMTELSGGEQQRAAIARALTQEPELLLLDEPTSHLDITHQVRILNLLQRLNDEMGLTVLMVVHDLNLASEYCDQLIMFREGKIFLQGKPENVLTFETIEEVYKTPVITRINPYSNKPVIFLVSEKMMKNR; encoded by the coding sequence ATGAGCGCAAACTTCTTCGAAATAAAGCAATTCTCCTGTGGCTATCCGTCCTTCCATTTGTCGGATATCAGCTTCAGTTTGGAGCGGGGAACTTTTGCCGGCATCATCGGCCCGAACGGATCGGGCAAAACGACCTTGTTCCGGGGCATCACCGGGACACTTTCAACCTTGGCGGGAGAAGTTCGCCTGCAGGGTAAAAATCTGAAAGAACTCTCGCTGCAAAAACGCGCGCAAAATATTGCCATTGTTACGCAAACGGTTGATGCCGGGCAAATCACTGTCGAGGATTACGTGCTGATGGGGCGCATGCCGTATCATTCACGATTTCAGTTTTTCGAGACGAAACGAGACTACGAGCTGGCTCAAAAATACATGGAGTTGACCGGTGTTTTGAAGCACAAAGACAAGCTGATGACCGAGCTCAGTGGCGGTGAGCAACAACGTGCAGCCATTGCCCGGGCATTAACACAGGAACCGGAGTTGCTTTTGCTTGATGAACCAACATCCCACCTCGATATTACCCACCAGGTACGCATTCTGAATTTGCTTCAACGGTTGAATGACGAAATGGGATTAACAGTTTTGATGGTTGTTCACGATCTCAATTTGGCTTCCGAGTACTGCGATCAGTTAATTATGTTCCGGGAGGGGAAAATATTTCTGCAAGGAAAACCGGAAAATGTACTTACTTTCGAAACGATCGAAGAGGTTTACAAGACCCCGGTAATCACCCGAATCAACCCGTATTCCAATAAACCGGTGATCTTTTTGGTTAGCGAGAAAATGATGAAGAATCGTTAA
- a CDS encoding NUDIX hydrolase has protein sequence MTIKSEINLNSPSSEYLSHLSIDCVVFGFHENQLKVLLLESNFFEEWALPGGFVRHKETLEEAATRILQERTGVDEIFLTQFRVFSDPERKNPGFKPDSMQKAGISMENFDWLNQRFLSVGFYALIEFSKVNPQPDLYSSKCEWKNVEEVCSLMMDHNEILEAALETLRLQLRYQPIGYNLLPEKFTMPELQKLYETILGRELDRRNFQRKILSYKIVKRLPERRTGVAYKAPYLYSFDLDVYNRALTDGLSGDW, from the coding sequence ATGACTATCAAAAGCGAAATCAACCTGAATTCTCCTTCTTCAGAATACCTGTCTCATTTATCGATTGACTGTGTGGTTTTCGGATTTCACGAAAACCAGTTGAAAGTGTTGTTGCTCGAGTCAAACTTCTTCGAAGAGTGGGCATTACCGGGCGGATTTGTTCGCCACAAAGAAACACTTGAGGAGGCAGCTACCCGCATTCTGCAGGAACGAACCGGAGTCGACGAAATCTTCCTGACACAATTCCGTGTATTCAGCGATCCGGAGCGGAAAAACCCCGGCTTCAAACCCGATTCGATGCAGAAAGCAGGCATCAGCATGGAGAACTTCGATTGGTTAAATCAACGCTTTTTGTCGGTTGGTTTTTATGCATTGATCGAGTTTTCGAAAGTCAACCCGCAGCCTGATTTGTATTCGTCGAAATGCGAATGGAAGAACGTTGAGGAAGTTTGCTCACTGATGATGGATCACAACGAAATTTTGGAAGCGGCATTGGAAACGCTTCGTTTGCAGTTGCGCTATCAACCAATTGGTTACAACTTGCTGCCCGAGAAATTTACCATGCCCGAGCTGCAAAAGCTCTACGAAACGATTTTGGGACGTGAACTCGATCGTCGCAACTTCCAACGTAAAATATTAAGCTACAAAATTGTGAAGCGATTGCCCGAACGCCGGACAGGTGTTGCCTACAAGGCACCTTATCTATACAGCTTCGATTTGGATGTTTACAACAGAGCACTGACGGATGGTCTTTCCGGTGATTGGTGA
- a CDS encoding Dph6-related ATP pyrophosphatase: MNVFVSWSGGKDCMLALHRTLKSGSHRVMGLLNMCDRDSQLSRSHGLKKELIQRQADALGLRLIQPETRNGEYEKDFKAAIAELKAERLEGVVFGDIYLMEHRTWIERVCSEMGIAAIFPIWGNTTNGLARELLLEGYQPLVVAVRNEPLPQSYLGRIFDAQMIAELEAMEGVDICAENGEFHSFVIDGPIFRHRVSVKHGQSYFDKNHWYLPLN; this comes from the coding sequence ATGAATGTATTTGTTTCATGGAGCGGCGGCAAGGACTGTATGTTGGCTTTGCATCGTACGCTCAAATCAGGAAGCCACCGGGTGATGGGCTTGCTGAACATGTGCGACCGCGATTCGCAGTTATCCCGTTCACACGGGCTGAAAAAAGAACTCATCCAGCGGCAGGCCGATGCTTTGGGTTTGCGTCTCATCCAACCCGAAACGCGCAACGGCGAGTACGAAAAAGATTTCAAAGCAGCCATTGCCGAACTGAAAGCTGAGCGTCTGGAAGGTGTTGTTTTTGGGGACATCTACCTGATGGAGCATCGAACCTGGATTGAACGTGTTTGCAGCGAAATGGGTATCGCAGCCATTTTCCCGATTTGGGGTAACACGACCAATGGTTTGGCACGCGAACTGTTATTGGAAGGCTATCAGCCGCTGGTGGTTGCTGTGCGGAATGAACCGCTGCCGCAATCATATCTGGGCCGAATTTTCGACGCGCAGATGATTGCTGAGCTGGAGGCGATGGAGGGCGTGGACATTTGTGCCGAGAATGGCGAGTTTCACAGCTTTGTGATCGACGGTCCAATCTTTCGGCATCGTGTATCCGTAAAACACGGACAGTCTTATTTCGATAAAAACCACTGGTATTTACCCTTGAATTAA
- a CDS encoding DsrE family protein, producing MENFRNTLIQITQKGMGQGDDELGLVLLKNYLTLLAEESEMPRVIAFYNGGVQLICSGSPVIEQLKVLEKKGVRLLACKTCLKYYDLLEKRETGIEGTMMDIIELQKVAEKVINL from the coding sequence ATGGAAAACTTCAGGAATACCCTCATTCAGATTACCCAAAAAGGAATGGGACAGGGAGATGATGAACTTGGTCTCGTACTGCTCAAAAACTATTTGACATTGTTGGCCGAAGAAAGCGAAATGCCCCGCGTAATTGCTTTTTACAATGGCGGCGTGCAGCTCATTTGCAGTGGATCGCCGGTGATTGAACAGCTGAAAGTTCTGGAGAAAAAAGGTGTCCGTTTGCTGGCCTGTAAAACCTGCCTGAAATACTACGACCTGTTGGAAAAAAGGGAAACCGGTATTGAAGGGACCATGATGGACATTATTGAACTTCAGAAAGTAGCCGAAAAAGTCATCAACCTCTAG
- a CDS encoding GNAT family N-acetyltransferase, which produces MIRITRTDSTNADFVSLVKKLDADLAIRDGEDHAFYAQYNKIDLIKHVVVAYLDENPVGCGAIKEYSEGVTEVKRMFTNPELRGKGIASTVLKELERWAAELHYSRCILETGVKQPEAIALYTKNSYHRIPNYGQYEGVLDSVCFEKVLRK; this is translated from the coding sequence ATGATCCGGATAACACGCACCGATTCCACCAATGCCGACTTTGTTAGTTTGGTAAAAAAACTGGACGCCGATCTGGCAATCCGGGATGGCGAGGATCATGCTTTTTACGCTCAATACAACAAGATTGATCTGATCAAACATGTGGTTGTCGCGTATTTAGACGAAAATCCGGTCGGTTGCGGTGCCATTAAAGAGTACTCGGAAGGTGTTACAGAAGTGAAACGGATGTTCACAAACCCGGAGCTTCGGGGTAAAGGAATCGCCTCTACTGTTTTGAAAGAACTGGAACGCTGGGCTGCCGAATTACACTATTCCAGGTGTATTTTGGAAACCGGAGTTAAACAACCGGAGGCCATCGCACTGTACACCAAAAACAGTTACCATCGTATTCCCAATTACGGTCAATACGAAGGTGTTCTGGACAGTGTTTGTTTTGAAAAGGTACTGAGGAAATGA